The proteins below come from a single Denticeps clupeoides chromosome 15, fDenClu1.1, whole genome shotgun sequence genomic window:
- the cul4a gene encoding cullin-4A yields MADDIRANVKSLAEHSNGVTRTPGTASKTGASRKLVIKNFKDRPKLADNYTEDTWLKLRDAVGAIQNSTSIKYNLEELYQAVENLCSYKVSPMLYKQLRQVCEEHVQAQIHQFREESLDSLSFLKRMNRCWQDHCRQTIMIRSIFLFLDRTYVLQNSLLPSIWDTGLELFRTHIVSDSAVQSRTVDGILEQIERERNGETIDRSLLRSLLGMLADLQVYKDSFEQRFLVETNRLYAAEGQRLMQDRDVPEYLHHVSRRLDEENDRVISYLDQSTQKPLISTVEKQLLGEHMAAILQKGLSNLLDENRVTELTLLYQLFSKVKGGLPVLLQHWREYIKSFGGEIVGTPEKDKDMVQDLLDFKDKMDNVAQRCFNRNETFINAMKEAFESFINKRPNKPAELIAKYVDSKLRAGNKEATEEELERILDKIMIIFRFIHGKDVFEAFYKKDLAKRLLVGKSASVDAEKSMLSKLKHECGAAFTSKLEGMFKDMELSKDIMIQFKQYMQNQSDPSNIDLTVNILTMGYWPSYTPMDVHLPSEMVKLQEVFKTFYLGKHSGRKLQWQPTLGHAVLKAEFKEGKKELQVSLFQTLVLLMFNEGEEFTVEEIRSATGIEEGELRRTLQSLACGKARVLNKNPRGKDVEDGDRFVFNGDFKHKLFRIKINQIQMKETVEEQVSTTERVFQDRQYQIDAAVVRIMKMRKTLSHNLLVSELYNQLKFPVKPGDLKKRIESLIDRDYMERDKESPNQYHYVA; encoded by the exons ATGGCGGACGACATTCGGGCGAACGTGAAGTCCTTAGCGGAGCACAGCAACGGAGTGACGAGGACGCCGGGCACGGCCTCCAAAACTGGCGCGTCGAGGAAGCTGGTGATCAAGAACTTCAAAG ACAGACCTAAGCTTGCTGATAATTACACAGAAGACACGTGGCTGAAGCTCAGAGATGCTGTGGGAGCCATTCAGAACAGCACGTCCATAAAATACAACCTGGAGGAGCTGTACCAG GCAGTAGAGAACTTGTGCTCCTATAAAGTCTCGCCAATGCTCTACAAGCAGCTGAGGCAAGTGTGTGAAGAGCACGTGCAGGCCCAGATTCACCAGTTCAGAGA AGAGTCTCTGGACAGCCTGTCCTTCCTGAAGAGGATGAACAGATGCTGGCAGGACCACTGCAGACAAACG ATCATGATCCGGAGCATCTTCCTTTTTCTGGACCGCACCTACGTGCTTCAGAACTCTCTGCTGCCCTCCATCTG GGACACTGGTCTGGAGCTGTTCCGCACTCACATCGTGAGCGACAGCGCAGTCCAGAGCCGCACCGTGGACGGGATCCTGGAGCAGATCGAACGCGAGCGCAACGGCGAGACGATCGACCGCAGCCTCCTGCGCAGCCTACTGGGCATGCTCGCTGACCTGCAG GTTTATAAGGACTCGTTTGAACAGCGCTTCCTGGTGGAAACTAACAGGTTGTATGCAGCCGAGGGACAGAGACTCATGCAAGACAGAGAT GTTCCTGAGTATCTGCACCACGTCTCCAGGCGCCTGGATGAGGAGAACGACCGCGTCATCAGCTACCTGGATCAGAGCACGCA GAAGCCGCTTATTTCCACGGTGGAGAAGCAGCTGCTGGGAGAGCACATGGCTGCCATTCTGCAGAAAG GTCTGAGCAACCTGCTGGACGAGAACCGTGTAACGGAGCTGACCCTTCTCTACCAGCTCTTCAGTAAGGTGAAGGGAGGCCTACCTGTGCTGCTGCAGCATTGGAGAGAGTACATCAAG AGTTTTGGTGGGGAGATAGTGGGGACACCAGAGAAGGACAAGGACATGGTTCAGGACCTGCTAGACTTCAAAGACAAGATGGACAACGTAGCCCAGCGTTGTTTCAACAGGAACGAGACCTTCATCAACGCCATGAAGGAGGCTTTCGAGAGCTTCATCAACAAGCGTCCCAACAAGCCCGCCGAGCTCATCG CTAAATACGTGGACTCCAAACTCCGGGCAGGAAACAAAGAAGCAACAGAAGAAGAGCTGGAGAGGATCCTGGACAAAATCATGATCATATTTCGCTTCATCCATG GAAAGGACGTGTTTGAGGCCTTCTATAAGAAGGACCTGGCGAAGCGGCTGCTGGTCGGGAAGAGTGCGTCTGTAGACGCTGAGAAGTCCATGCTGTCCAAACTCAAACACG AGTGTGGGGCAGCCTTCACCAGCAAGCTGGAGGGCATGTTCAAGGACATGGAGCTCTCCAAGGATATCATGATACAGTTTAAACAG tATATGCAGAACCAGAGTGACCCCAGTAACATTGACCTGACTGTAAACATCCTCACCATGGGCTACTGGCCGTCCTACACGCCCATGGATGTCCACCTTCCCTCTGAG ATGGTGAAGCTACAGGAGGTTTTTAAGACGTTCTACCTGGGGAAGCACAGTGGCCGTAAGCTGCAGTGGCAGCCAACCCTGGGTCACGCTGTGCTGAAGGCGGAGTTTAAGGAG GGTAAGAAGGAGCTGCAGGTCTCCCTGTTCCAGACTCTGGTTCTGCTGATGTTTAATGAGGGAGAGGAGTTCACCGTGGAGGAGATCCGCTCTGCTACAGGCatag AGGAGGGAGAGCTGCGGCGCACGCTTCAGTCCCTGGCGTGTGGGAAGGCGCGTGTGCTGAACAAGAACCCGAGAGGGAAGGACGTGGAGGACGGCGACCGCTTTGTCTTCAACGGCGACTTCAAGCACAAGCTGTTCCGGATCAAGATCAACCAGATCCAGATGAAGGAGACG GTGGAGGAGCAGGTGAGCACCACTGAGCGCGTCTTCCAGGACCGGCAGTACCAGATCGACGCGGCCGTGGTGCGGAtcatgaagatgaggaagaccCTCAGCCACAACCTGCTGGTGTCTGAGCTCTACAACCAGCTCAAGTTCCCCGTCAAG CCCGGCGACCTGAAGAAGCGCATCGAGTCCCTGATAGACAGAGACTACATGGAGCGCGACAAGGAGAGTCCCAACCAGTACCACTACGTAGCCTGA